CGAAGATTTTCGAGCGCCTGGTGCAGAAAGCCGAAGCTGATGGCGGGGCCTCTTCGCCGTTTGCCGAGATTACCGACGACGACATCGACAACCTGTTCAGCGAATAAGCCGGCAGGGTAGAAATCGACCCACGAGACTCAGTAGGGGTGGCTTAACGTGTCTTTCATCAACTATTCGTCACGCGAGATCAACTGCAAGATCGTCTATTACGGACCGGGTCTGTGCGGGAAGACGACGAATCTCCAGTACATCTACACAAAGACAAATCCCGAAGCCAAGGGCAAGATGATCTCGCTCGCCACCGAGACCGAGCGCACGCTGTTCTTCGACTTCCTGCCGCTCTCGCTGGGTGAGATTCGCGGCTTCAAAACCCGTTTTCACCTCTACACCGTTCCCGGTCAGGTCTTCTACGACGCCTCGCGCAAGCTCATCCTCAAGGGCGTGGACGGCGTGGTCTTTGTCGCCGACTCCCAGGTCGAGCGCATGGAAGCCAACATCGAGAGCGTCGAGAACCTCAAGACGAACCTGGCCGAGCAGGGCTACGACATTTCGAAGGTTCCCTACGTCATGCAGTGGAACAAGCGCGACCTGCCCAATGCCGCCCCCGTGGACGAGCTGCAGCGCCTTCTCAATCCGCTACAGGTTCCCAGCTACGAAGCCTGCGCCCAGAGTGGCGAGGGCGTCTTCGAGACCCTCAAGGCCGTCGCCAAGCTGGTCCTCCAGGAGCTCAAGAAGGGCAAGTAGGGCCCGAACATTGTCACGAAGAATTCGGGGGCGGGGCGACTCGCCCCTTTTTCTTTTTGGGCCCCGGTGGGTAACAATTACCGGTGAAAATGAACCCGATTCCCGTCAAGCTCTATTCCGACTTCATTTGCCCGTACTGCTTTATCGGCGAGCGGGTGATTGAGCAGCTTTCTGCCAAATTTCCGATCGACATCGAGTGGACGGGCTACGAGATTCACCCCGAGATTCCCTACGGCGGGATGAGCCTGCATAGCTTCGGCGGGGACTTCATGGACGGTCTGTGGCAGCGCATCGCGCCGCTGGCCGAGTCCTACGGCGTGAAGATCGACCGGCCGAGCGTGGTGGCCAACACGCACCTGGCGCTCGAGGGGGCAGAGTTCGCCCGGGAAGCCGGCAAGGAAGCGCTGGCCAAGTACCGCCGCGGCGTCTTCGACGCCTACTTTCTCGAAGGAAAAGACATCGGCGACCACGCCGTGCTGACCGAGATCGCCGGGAAGGCGGGCCTGGAACGCGCGGCATTTTCCAAAGCCCTCGATGAGGGCACCTTCTTCGACAAGGTGCAGGACAACCGCGAAGAAGCCCTC
The Chrysiogenia bacterium DNA segment above includes these coding regions:
- a CDS encoding gliding-motility protein MglA, with the protein product MSFINYSSREINCKIVYYGPGLCGKTTNLQYIYTKTNPEAKGKMISLATETERTLFFDFLPLSLGEIRGFKTRFHLYTVPGQVFYDASRKLILKGVDGVVFVADSQVERMEANIESVENLKTNLAEQGYDISKVPYVMQWNKRDLPNAAPVDELQRLLNPLQVPSYEACAQSGEGVFETLKAVAKLVLQELKKGK
- a CDS encoding DsbA family protein, coding for MNPIPVKLYSDFICPYCFIGERVIEQLSAKFPIDIEWTGYEIHPEIPYGGMSLHSFGGDFMDGLWQRIAPLAESYGVKIDRPSVVANTHLALEGAEFAREAGKEALAKYRRGVFDAYFLEGKDIGDHAVLTEIAGKAGLERAAFSKALDEGTFFDKVQDNREEALDNLVTGVPTTVIFGARIIGAQSPQVFEQAFERALEGKLAPAE